GGAATGAGTTTGTGGGTGACTAAGACTGACCATTTCAGGTAGTTCATCTATATCTCttttcaaagcttcttcttctgtcaGAGGGTTTGGTCCACCAATGACTAATTCTCGCCGTaatcgttcttcttcactctccaTCTTTACTTCTCCTTTTAAGATCGCTTGCAAAGCTTGTTCTTCCAATGTTAACGGTTCACTTTTAACATCCACTCCCGAGCTTGAtcctgcttctgcttctgaTTTGAtatcaggtttgatatcgacATCTTGTTCTATCGGTTCACTCTTGATTGGTCTGGCTACATTCCTTAGACCGGATTTCTGAGGTCCTTCGCCCGTTCTCTCGTGAgtttcaacctcttcattAGGATCTCTAGCTTCGGGTCGGTAAGAAGGTACTCTATTGGACGATGAGTGTGCTCGCCAGTCCTTATTGGGTAGAGCAGGTATGACCAATGGTCCAGAAGGTTTCTCACCACTATAGGCATAAATCTTTTTGATTAGCTTATCACCCTGTGTACGATGGGAATGGACATACCCTAATGCTTTACCGTTCCCAAAACCTtctatcttctcatccctcgTTGTGCTTGATCTCCGACTTCCGCTGTGATagtcctcctcatcactctcttcGTCATGCCCATTCTGCTCGAACAACCTCCTGGAAGGTGCACCCCTCGAAGAACCATTACCCAATGGCGAGGGTCGATAGGGGGCGGAAGTAGGCGGTTTGACGGTGAATGAGATGGGCTGGGACATAGTAGCGAAAAAGTGCTTATCCCTTTTGTTggcaaggagaagagagaggagagagagacAAGAGATGTGTGCTGTCAGACTGAGTTAATGAGCTGTTGGGTGGCAAGTGTTGAAGCAAGAGAAATAGGTTGAGATGGACCACGTGTTGTAATTACGTAATCGAAgctgaatggatgaatgacGAGCCAAgtgtgaatgagatgaatgcATCTACTTATGCTCTCATTCCTTTATCGCTGGTACCAAGCTATATCTCATCGCTCGGTCAACCTTGTATACGCCCACCTACAGCCATAGGAAGAAGAGCGACCACGATGACAGCCGCCGTAGCTCCAATCccaccacctttcttctccccGTACCTCGACGATCAGTGCAACAAGATCAACTCGAAGCCTGTACCATGGGAGGTGGGTACTGTTTTGCATAAGCGGATGCAATCAGAATGCTGACATATCTATCGCTATAGGGATATCAACGAGCGAAACTACTCTCAGCTGACGAGTTGTCTCTTCTCAAATCACTGAACAAGCTGGTACGTTCCCTCTACTCCCCTTCCATGCAATCAACGTGTATCTAACCACTCTGTAAAACATTCATTGTATAGCCCCAAGGCCAACGTTCGACGGTATTTGCAACTCAAGGTCAACAATATGCCAAACTGTACATCGACCTGCTTAGAAAATTACAAAGGGTCGACACAGTCCAAGCTGTCCTGGTATCGATCAACGACATGTTACAATCTGATCCATCTACTATATCATTATATCACAACTTATCTTCATCGGAAAACCCTGAAGATCCCTATGGACCTTTGGTCAAATGTTTatcgatggaagaggagtTTGCTGTATTGGGTTCATTGAGGATTCTGGCTTTGCTCATAGCGTATGTCTCCCTTCTCCCGATTAACTGACTCGTTGTGGGAGTGCTAACTTGCATGAGTGAATAGGACCGATCCCAAACCattccctcaatctctcatTGCTACCTTACTCGGTTCACTCCAAACCTTGCTGAACGGCACTAGACAACCATTATGGGAAGTAGCCGCTCAAGTATTGAGCGCTATATTAGGTAGAAAGCAATTTCGACAGGCtgtatgggatgaagagagcTGCATTTCTGGGTAAGTTCATGATTAGCATTTACACATCACCGCCGTCATATACCATCATTAATGCCAGTTCGGACACTGACGCGCGTTCATCGTTTAGCCTCGTCAAATCCTTGAAAACCAACCCAAACCCCCAAGCTCAATATTGGGCTATAACCAGCATCTGGCAATTATCATTCGAGCAAACTGCCGCAGAAGGTCTAGATAAGAAGTTTGATATCGTGGCAATCTTGACCAACGTCGCCAAAGGAGCGGTCAAAGAGAAAGTTCAAAGAGTCGTTGTTGCTACTTTGAGAGTAAGTTTTTGAGGATTATACGCAATTATAACATAAGATGGGTTGGCTGATTTTGGTCTTTCATATAGAATCTACTTGCTATCGCGCCGTCGCAGAACCTACCTTCCATGTTCGTAGCTAAACTGTTACCGTTTGTGGTATCTCTCCAATCGCGTAAATggtcagatgaagagatcgTGGAGGATCTGGATTATTTGAAAGAAGAGCTGAAGACTCGTTTGGATGGTCTAAGGTGGGTCAACAAATCTTATTTTCCATCAGGTAGTGTAATTGTTATGCTTTAGATCGTTGACGAGTTGAATCTGTAATTTTATACAGCACGTACGACGAATACATCTCGGAACTCGAATCAGGTCACTTAGTCTGGTCACCTGCTCATGAGACTGAGGATTTCTGGAAAGAGAATGGTATGAGGATCGGCCAAGAGGCTGATGGTAAAGCTATCAGGTCAGTTATGAGTGGTTTCAGATCGGACTTCATTAGGCTAATACATGACCTTACAATTGTATTGCAGACGACTGATCGAGCTGTTGACAACCTCAAAAGATCCTTTGGTGCTAGCTGTTGCTTTGCACGATATTGGTCAATTTATAAAATGGGGTGGTGACAAGTCTAAGAAGTGAGTTTCCCAATTTACAGTTTGTACCTAGAATGAATACGAGGCTTATTGCTTTCGTCATGGATAGGACAATCGACAATTTCAATGGGAAAACCAAAGTCATGGAACTTATGGGACACGAAAATGCCGATGTCAGATATCAAGCTTTGATGACCGTCCAACGATTGATGTCACAACATTGGACAAAGTAAATTGATATCAGTGAGAAGAGGTCGAGTTGTACGCATGTATAGAATTTTGTTTTTCAACCCGTACTGCCCACTGCCTGATCTCCAAAAGCGGCTTTGGGCTGACAGTCGCGAAAGCGGGCCTAACATTGATAGTGATAAATTCGATACATGATGATTCGGTCTGCTCTGAAGATACATAATGATTTATATAGTCATCTATTCTACTGATAATTGTCCAAAACCATGAAACTCGTTCGATTGTCCAGAAATATAAGAAAATGTGGCTGACTTCGTGCATCTACCCTCGCCGCTTTGTTTAGTTACTGGTAAGCGATACAAGAAGTTTAATCTTTCCTTTCACCCTTCTCAGGATCAGCAGCATAATTATAACTAGTCTTCTCTTGACCAGTCAATAACCTTTTTCTATCTTCTTGTACAGGGGATTTAGGAAGACTACCACGAGATTGGTTCCATGTGTATAGGCATGAgccgatgatgatgaggactATTGACATGATTCGGGAACTATGGCCAATTCGTTTAGCATGCTGCTGCAAGTCTTTTCGAACTGGTTTACAAGATTTGAGGTGGAGGCAGTACTCACGCATTTAGAATATCACCAAATAGGTAAACTCCCAACATCGTTTGCAGGACTGATCGCATAGCTGAGCTGAACATGTGGGTGACGGGTGAAGTGACTTTGATGGAGAGTAATCCCGCTAAGCAGATGAGGAATCCGACAACTCCCTGTTTATACCAAAAGTCCTATCAGCATGGTGACTGTATTACCAAAGAGTGTTTCGAGAGAACTCCAAATGGGTTTCAGATAATGGAAccattcactcacagtaACTCCACTTCCAATGATGAACGCTCTTccatccccttctttcccaaTAACCATATCTATGAAATCGCCTATCTCTCCGGAAAAGATAATACCAGGAATCAGTACCAATGCCGACAGAGCGTTTTGCCAATATGCCAAATCGAGTGTATGTCCCTCAACTTTCTTTAACGCCTGTTTGACCAATATGGCATGTACAGCTACCATAGCAGCAGAAGCTACACCAAGCATCATACCAGCCATTGGAGCTTCCATCCGTCTTGTATCTTCCATTACACCGTAAATGTCGACTGTGGGAGTTGGGGAAAGTCCAGGGATAGGTAAGAACGAATATGTGAATCCCCACATTACCAATCCGCAAGCACCGATCGTCCATCCCGAAGGTCTCATACCGTTCATGAGCGCCTGGAGGACTACGGTCATGGGTAGTGTCAGACCTCTGGCTACTTGGAAGTAGGATGCATCGACGAGCTTGAGGCAGTAGATGTTGAACATTAGTCCGACGACGTTGACGATTGAGACGGGCAGGACGGCAAGGATGGTGGGGCGCGTCCACCGGGGAGGGACGTAGTTGTAGCATAGtgggaggagatgaaggagaagtacTGAGGTGGagagttggagaagaaggaaggtgagaggtagagatgaggtggataAAACCCATTTGTTACTTTACAATCGAATGTCAGCTAAGCCAAACCTGATGAGTCGGTAGGGATAGAAATCACTCacgtcatcaccatcaccagaGCGACGGCCATGTAAAACCCTACTACACCTGCTACTTTCCAtgctggaggaggatcgtTAGGTGCCATGGTGTGCAAGTTCTTTAAGTCAATTCGGTGTGAATGAAGCTGCTTTAACAATGCAAAGATTCAGTCCCGATCAGTAGATATATATCGTAGAGATACCTTTCATCGAAATTGTGTTTCTCATTGACATCTATGAATAGCTGTAGTCCGTTGGGGACTAACAGGGTCCGCAGAACAGAGTCGGAAGCGAACAGCAGTGTGAATCAAGCTAATGTATATGCCATTCCGCAAAGTGACGAGTAAGACAGTGTCGAACAGAACTATGTAATCTCCCGCAGAGCCTTGTCAGATCGAGAAGTTCCAAAAATACTCCTGTTCTCTCagctcttcgtcatcctAATCTTGGTATGTCATCCGCAGTATCCAGTACTCGTGTGATATAGCAAATCAAGCTTACATAAATTCCTTTCAGATCTTGATCCGGAATTGCTTGCTTTCTTTCGTCTCATCACCCGAAACATATTGGAAGGTGGACGGTAGAGCCACGAACCGTACCTGTACCGTACGTAGACTGGATGGCATGTGTCCGAATCGCATTCAGAGGCGTCAAGGCGTTTAAGTTGTCATTCATGTATGTAGGTATGTAAgttatgtatgatgatgattttcaGGATGCAAAGCACTCCCGTAGAATGGAGTTTCTCAGTAACTCGAAGGATTCCAAAATAGCGGGAACGAATTACGCACTTATGCCCTGAAAGTTACATACCATTCCTTTGGGAATGATCCGAGACAAACGAGATAAAAAGGTAGTCTTGGGAATCAAGGTATAAACGGGAAATTAGTCTACCCGTTACACAACCACCTCGCAAAAGGTTTGCGAGTACGATGCATAATCCACGGGAAGGAAAGCCTTTACATGAATAACGACAAgatgtactcgtactcgtagTACAGGTATCACAGCTTTGTCTGTTGTATTGCACTGCTTCTGCTCCTAGGCAGCTTCCCCAGGAAATACCCCATAAGATAGCCCTGGCGTAAATGACGCAACGTTACTCGGGATGCGAAAAAGTTTGAAAGGTTGAAAATCGTCGTACAGCTCAAGAAATCTATTTCCAGACCTGATTTAACGTCACTTTCAGCTTGTATCCTTTTCGCAGGACAGGTTAGGATAGGATGAAAATTAGATCGTACTATTCGTACTCGGGAAGTATGACATGTGAAACATGTTTGCGGACACAGCTTCCTCCTTATATCAGCGAAGGAATTCGAGAAATGTACTGCTCTAAAGACGATCTTTAAAGCCGATTGGGGAAAGCAAACAAATCAGAGCATAGATATATCTTCATACTCAACTCTGAAATCCAGTCTGGTAGAACGGTAGattcatttcctcttccattgTTTGTCCATCTCTTCAGATTGCTAGACTCAGATTCAAACACAATGGCTTTACCTCTCACCCCACCTTACACTCCCTTGATGgactcttcttcacccatcctCACTTCCAAAGTTCAATTCCCCGTTCATCCTAATGCCATCGCAGCCAAAGCATTGCTCACACCACCTCAGACGCCTGAGCTGGATTACCGAACAAGTGAGGACCAAGGTAGAAAACTGAGTGATAATGAGATATCGTATTATCTCCCTTCCAGAGGGGACGGGGTCAATGACATGTAAGCGGATTTTCACTTGCATTACCTTTGGACTGTTCGACTGATAGTTATTCTTGTAGGTATGTCCACCATACCCTACtcgcttcatcttcacaaATGTCACCTTCGAGAATCTTACATATCTGGGCGTATCAACTCCTCCTACACCCATTATTATCTTCTACCGTCAAATTCGAAGATTACGAAGATATATCCTTCGTCCCTTCGAGACCTAGAAACACTATCGAAGCTCTATCGATTGCTTCCGATCGATTCTCGTTTTTGAATGATCAAAGGGATATAATCGATACCTACCTGAACGGTCCTAGAACATTATCAAATGACAGACTAGGCTATCTCGTCGTTAAAGCTCCtacaacatccatctctgCAGAGGAAAAGGGGGAATACGAGATTATGTTATGTGCTACCCATTACTTGGGAGATGGAATGGCTTTACATAGCTTTATGAATGAATTTTACACTCTTCTTGGAACCGATCTCACCACTCAAGATATttcaaagaagatcaatgaGAGGTTCATTTCGGAGGAAATTGTGGAGATACCGCAAAGTCTGGAAGATCGATTACCTCCCTGCAAGAGCAAATTCGCAAGTATCgtagggaaagaagaacTCAAAAGGTCTGATTCTAAATTAATCGGTGGACAATCTTTCGGATCACCCAAAGAGAAACTACAGCGACATACGATCGTACCTACCATATCGTACGATAAGGATAAGACGAAAGTGATTTTGAGTAATTGTAAGAAGAATGGAGTGACTATTGCCCATGCGGTCTTTGCACTTTGTAATTTAGCTTGGTCCAGGAGAACAAAGAGTGATAAAATCGATCCTTGGTAAGTTGCCCTCCCCTTCAaatattgatcattgattgtGGAAAGGCTGACGACGGATGACTTGTCAGTCTGATATACTCCGCATTGAATTTACGTCCTAACATgcttccttcttcgtcatccgcCAAAGAGAGTTTCTTCCATTTGGCCGTAGGATACTTCAATATCGTCTTACCCACCCTCATACCATCGACTATCTCCACCGAAGAGCTATTCTGGCACAGGGCAAGGATGACCAAGCAGCAAACTATCAAGGCtgtcaaatcacctttcgtAGTTAGCAGAAGTCAGAACACCTCAATtgtgaggaaagagagggcAGTCAAATGGGCAAaaatcgatgatgaggaagagatgaaagctaGATCAAACCCTGGTTTGGGTTTAGGTCTAGATGTGGAAGTCACTCAGTCCGAGATACAACCTCAGCAAAAGAAAAAGACACCTCAGGCTTTGCAGCTACCCACCCCGGACAATACCCCTGTCATCCCCGAGGAACGAAAGGTATCGCAGAAGGCTTTAATGGGATTATCAATGTTGGGAAATTTGGATGGGATGTACAAGCATTCCGAATTCCCTTCGATCCAATTGACAAGCTTGACTACTGGTTCGAGACAGCGTCAAAGTGGCTTGCTACTGTTTGCATATACTTTTGCGTGAGTACAGAGTTAGCCTTTCTACAGTTGGGTATGCTGCTGATACGACCGTCGTACGTAGTGGCAAATTGTGGTTTTCTCTGGGTTACGATAAGAATGGTTTCCCTGCGGGTGTAGTCGAGGGTTTCTGGGATGAAGTGAAAACTCTGATCGAAGAGGTTTTGGTGTAAATTTTGGACAATCATGGACTGTTTCCTAGACAGTATAAATCAGCTGTTTGTAGCATATAGTATAATTAATGAAAATCGATATGTATGGACTTTATCTTGGTTTGACCATCGTCAGTACAATGATCAGCACTGTTGCAACAGTCAGTAATTTCGAGCAGCGCTGAACATACTCTATGCATATATCACTTCAACCTTCTTAATCCTGTTTCGTGGGATCCGCCCTCTTTCGACCCCTCTCTTTCAACCAAGCTTTAACGAACCCGTTCTTCGCTGCtataccaccatcatcctccacagCCATCTCGTTGACGTGCTCGCCCATAGCTTTCTTACTGGCATCTCTAAATCCTTCAAACGCAGCCAACGCTCCGCCAGACTCTATCGCTTCTCGAGCAATGtctacaccttctttccatgATTTCGCTTTGCCCGATACGTGCAGCAAAGCAGCAGCGTTGAGTAACACGTAGTCACGTATGGTATCTAGCGATGGCGAGTCTGCACTGGCaggagaggagagatgaggtggagCAGGGGAATTGGacatgatggattggaaggttAACGCATTCAGATCGGGGGTCGATCCTCTAACggaggaaagggaatgaaggGGTAGTCCGAAATCCTCAGTAGGGTGGATGGATCCTTTGGTTATTTGTCCATTCTCTAGCCACCAGGTCTATGCGAATCACTGAATTAGTGGAGTTTTTTTGCAAGAATTACCATCAAGACGATCATAGACGCACCCAAGTTTCGCCAGCCGGACTAATCTCATCCAATCCCTCTTTTCCACAGACCACCAAAGCCCTTTCGACATTCAGTAACCTCAACACTTCCGCGAACGTATCTCCTAATTCCTGCTTAGCTACACCAAGTAACATTCTCTGTGGTCTTGCgggattgatcaaaggtcCAAGGACATTGAATATCGTTCGGAAGTTAAGATTACGTCGGATAGGAGCGATGTGAGCTAATGAGGGATGATAGTGAGgagcgaagaggaagagaaacgGCGAGTGCTCAAGGAAAGTATGTACTTCTGATACTGGGAAAGCCAATCGACAGTCAAGCGAGAGAAGTAAGTCGGCTGAACCAGAGGTCGAAGTAGCTGCTTTTGAGCCGTGCTGCAGGACGAGCGAAAATATCAGCTGGGTAGTCGGCGTGATTTAtttagctgactcaccttcgcTACTCTCACACCAGCACCTGCGACCACCACAGCAGCTGTGGTAGATACATTATATGTATCCCAGCCATCTCCGCCTGTTCCTACTATATCTACTAGTCCGGCATACCCATCACCCTCTTTATCCGAATCCCTATAATCCCACATCCCATGTCCATGCTGATCCTTGACCTCTGGTATCAAATCTGTCACTGATACTGCATGTTCTCGGAGAACGCTTGCGCAAGCAGCGACGATGTCGGGAGAGGACTCGAGACCGGACAGAGTGAGAGCAGTAAGGAAGGCGCCAGCCTGTGACAATTACATGATTAGCGATATGCAACCGCAACGTCCAAAGAACACCTTGCTCACTTGAGCTTCGCTGGCTCCTTGAACACATAGATGACGGAAGCACTGAGCGCAATCTTCGGGAGTAAAGTCGTCAGGCGTCTGGACGAGCTTCTTGAGGAGGACCTTGAAGGTCTCTGGTGTGTATTGGGATGACATCCTGGTCTGTATGAGAGATataagaaggaaaaagagaaaggagtAGAAGTTATGTATCTATCCTCGATTATCATAAGGCACGATTGAGTCATGTTCGCTCGAGTGTAACGAATGGATTGGACGATTTGATCCCGTTGACAGCGACAAACACCTAGTTGATGACATTGAAACGCGTCTGTCCTTGTCCTTACACTACACACGGCCATCAACTTGGTCAGAGCAGCAAGATGCCGGCAGTGAAGAGGGCTGCTGAGGGGCCAGAACCACCGGCGAAGAAGCGTGAGTTTATCTTGTCAACAGGGCATAGCTGACCATGAAAGCCCACCCATTCTTCACTGGTGCTGCTCAAAAGCCGTTGGGCGTATTTCAACCGTCTCCTCCCACGTTGATCCATTTCACCCACCTCGACCCGTTCgcttctccctcttcttcatcgacgAATGGGTACAAAAAAGTAGCCATATCATTCTACGATCTCGACGGAACTCTGATCAAGCCAAAATCAGGAGCTCAGTTTCCGAAGAATCGAGATGATTGGATATGGTGGCATTCGTCTGTACCCGAATTACTCAAGAAAGAACATGAAGAAGGTAGACATCTGATAGTCATTTCGAATCAAGGTGATCCGAGAGATAAGATAAAATCGGAATGGAGAGCTAAACTCTCCTTGATAGCCGCCAAGGTAAGTGAATACAACCCTTGGTAAATATCATACAGGTCTCAAGCTGACGATACAGCGATGACAGTTACCGAAGGAAGTTCCGATACGTATATTGGCAGCATTGTCAAAGTCAGACGTATATCGAAAACCTAATATAGGAATGTATGAAGTAGTAGAAAAGATATATAGAGATAGAGGATTAGAGATAGATCTCGAGAATTCAATATTTTTAGGTGATGCTGCTGGTAGAGCTGCGAAAGGATCACAAGGGAAAGATCATGGTGATACGGATTATAAGTTTGCTTTGAATGTGGGTCTGAAGTTCGTCACTCCTGAGGTAGGTCCAGTGTCACAACTTCTCTGCCGAAAAGCATAGCACTAATATAGATGTATAGGAACACTTCCTTAAACACCCTCGTCCACATTTCCCGGAACCTCCAAATGGGTTCAGACCTGCTAAACTTGGTAATCTTGCATCTCGTAAGTGGATATGTCGCATTCCTCCCTCTTGTTTCTGCTCTCGTGCCCCCAgtcctcttcgtccacaTCTCTTGGTCACTCCTTCGAGTTCTCCTGCTGTCGTCTATCTCACTTGCAGCAATATCACTACTATATGTTAGCCAGTAAGCTCACATAACCTAGGACAGTTCCTCATATCGTCCCATCGCATACTCCAATCACTCGTTCGACGTTAGAAATCGTCTTATTCGTCGGTCCACCCGCTTCTGGCAAATCGTCTTTCTTTCGAAAACATTTCGTCGCTCCGGAAGGCTACGAGCATATCAACCAAGATCTGCTAGGTACAAGAGATAGATGTTTGAGGATCGCCGAACAATTTTTGATCGCGGGCAAAAAAGTAGTAGTGGATAACACGAATCGTAATAGGGAGACCAGAGCTCATTGGATAAGGTTGGCTATGAAATTGAAGATACCTATAAGGTATGTTTGAGACATACCTCGTAGGTGTGAATGCGCAGTCCTAATCTGAACGGGACTCTTAGGCTATTTCACTTCTTATGTCCATTGGAACTTGCCAAGCACAACAACGTATACAGAGCATGTTATGGACCACCTGACGAACCTACTCGCACGCTCTTACCTACTTTGGCGTTTACTAGTTACGCAGGAGCTTTCGAGAAACCCTCGATAGATGAAGGATTCGATGAGATTAGAGGAGTCAACTTCCATTTTGAAGGTTCAGAGGagcaaagaaggaaatgggATATGTATATGTTAGAACCTAAAAGATAGGGGTTTAGAGTACTGTAGCATGAGATTACCTAGTACGTGTTGTGATTTTAGAGTGAAGTGGCATATGGTCATGAAGTTCGTAAACATGTCGCAACTTCCTATCGTTTACCTTACGACGAGTATCGTGACGAGCGATGATAGTCTCTTCCCGGGAGCGCTGACGCGTTTTCTCTTTTAGGATATATGATAGTATCAGATACTACTTCCGTTTCGCAGTTTTGTATTGGCCGATCACTTATAGCAAGATGCCTGACGATCAAgggattgagattgttgtCAACGACCACAACAGACCATTCCAATTCGATGATTCTGATCTCAGATTGGTATCTGCTGATGACGTGGTGTTCAACATCCACACCTGGAAGTTGAAAGCTGCAAGGTAAATAACCCAGCCCCCCCGTCGGGGCTAAATCCAATCAAATCAGAGAGGTAACGCGGAGTGCTGATTGTAATGAGAACAGCTCGGTGTTCCAGGCTATGTTCGAAGCTGGCAATGGGAATAGCACCGTTAAACTCACGGATGAAACTCTTGAGAATGGTAGAATACTCTCCATGTTTCTCAAGATCCTATATGGAATCCACCTCGAAGACCCCTCGGATCGATCCGACTTAATGATGAATCATGAAATTCTTCTACAATTCGTCGTCAAGTACGACGCTTCTGCTGCGAAAGAACACCTCACTACTTGCTTTCGACTGTGGGCGTCCAACGCGAAACTTGGGTCGGACCGTTACTTTCTGCTTGGCTCGCAGTTGAATCAGTATGAGATCGCCACTGCATCGCTCAAGCGCGCTATAGCTGTCCAAAGTACCTGGACTGGACCACCTGTGAAGTTGATCGTTACCTTACTGCTATGAAGCGCGAAGCTGAGTGCCGATGCGATCTTGCCCACGTTTAGGACGGTATGGGCTCCCGTCAGGCCTTGCTACTACACGGGATCAAGAACGAACGTACTTTGAATATCGCATCTTGGCCTTTCTACGACTTTCGAAAACTGTCGCACGAATATATGTTTGGGTTCATGAGAGCTAGAGAGATCGTCATGGAACCTAACAAATCGAAGGTAGACTACAAATTGGTGGCCGCAGAATTCGAAAAGATCATGAAAGACCTCAGTAAGTGTTCTTTTCTTTGCATACTGGACTATCTTGGAAGTCGAGGGTGATTCCGCGGCTGAaatgtatgatatgaataGCGCTGGAAGATGCCAACTAGGTATCGAGGTGGGTCAGGTGGTGAAAGGGATGACATATATATTGGTATGTATGTAGTACTGTATGCAGACTCGATCAGTCGCAGTGTACAGCTTAAAATGGAAGAAGTCATATTGAACCATATGAATATTGATCATTCCGGATGAGTCGTTATGCAGAGTTGTCAGTGGTGTACGATACCTGAGATTGGGTCCAACCTTATTCACTGTCACAAGTGCGTAATATGAATAAGTATATTTAGATattttcttcatccttctgTTAATTTGTATCTCTCATAACCGAAGAGCTGTCAGATTATATCAAAATGAACGATAAAACCAAGAATCAAATAATGTTCAACGATCATAGTCGAGATTTCCAATTCGAAGATTCCGATGTGACCATCCGAACTAGCGATAATGTGACTTTCAAAATTCATCGATTCCGTCTGATGGCCGTCAGGTAAGAGGATCCTTTCAAAAGACTTGAGGCTATCCACAGTGCGACATTGATCACTGATCTCGATTGACCAGCGCTGTGTTCCGTGATATGATGGCTATCggtaaaggagaagaggaggagcTGTGTCTTACGGATGAAAGCTTTGAAGATGCCTTGACTATCGGAAAatttctttgtttttgttaCGGTAGATCACTGGCAGCACCCGCAACGAAATCGCATAAACCTTACCAGAAGTTGATAAATTTGTGCAACAAGTA
The nucleotide sequence above comes from Kwoniella europaea PYCC6329 chromosome 1, complete sequence. Encoded proteins:
- a CDS encoding anthranilate phosphoribosyltransferase codes for the protein MSSQYTPETFKVLLKKLVQTPDDFTPEDCAQCFRHLCVQGASEAQAGAFLTALTLSGLESSPDIVAACASVLREHAVSVTDLIPEGDGYAGLVDIVGTGGDGWDTYNVSTTAAVVVAGAGVRVAKHGSKAATSTSGSADLLLSLDCRLAFPVSEVHTFLEHSPFLFLFAPHYHPSLAHIAPIRRNLNFRTIFNVLGPLINPARPQRMLLGVAKQELGDTFAEVLRLLNVERALVVCGKEGLDEISPAGETWTWWLENGQITKGSIHPTEDFGLPLHSLSSVRGSTPDLNALTFQSIMSNSPAPPHLSSPASADSPSLDTIRDYVLLNAAALLHVSGKAKSWKEGVDIAREAIESGGALAAFEGFRDASKKAMGEHVNEMAVEDDGGIAAKNGFVKAWLKERGRKRADPTKQD
- a CDS encoding polynucleotide kinase 3'-phosphatase; its protein translation is MPAVKRAAEGPEPPAKKRAQFPKNRDDWIWWHSSVPELLKKEHEEGRHLIVISNQGDPRDKIKSEWRAKLSLIAAKLPKEVPIRILAALSKSDVYRKPNIGMYEVVEKIYRDRGLEIDLENSIFLGDAAGRAAKGSQGKDHGDTDYKFALNVGLKFVTPEEHFLKHPRPHFPEPPNGFRPAKLGNLASLPHIVPSHTPITRSTLEIVLFVGPPASGKSSFFRKHFVAPEGYEHINQDLLGTRDRCLRIAEQFLIAGKKVVVDNTNRNRETRAHWIRLAMKLKIPIRLFHFLCPLELAKHNNVYRACYGPPDEPTRTLLPTLAFTSYAGAFEKPSIDEGFDEIRGVNFHFEGSEEQRRKWDMYMLEPKR